From the Silurus meridionalis isolate SWU-2019-XX chromosome 5, ASM1480568v1, whole genome shotgun sequence genome, one window contains:
- the elf1 gene encoding ETS-related transcription factor Elf-1 — MTTAVQPNELVFEFASNGMDEINQLDDPSVFPAVIVEQVPAADLMQVYSGLEADEVTNGIIVDTIQHEVEENIMVGDVGLSETPVSGGEDNVETIEAAEALLNMESPNNILDEKRMIHTYGALLEPDLTYISLRPEQLSADCMDVSLDEETSSMDEIPQKSPSKPPRKNKVRKPRVVRPCSPITNPTLPLKKKSKEGKGNTIYLWEFLLALLQDKNTCPKYIKWTQREKGIFKLVDSKAVSKLWGKHKNKPDMNYETMGRALRYYYQRGILAKVEGQRLVYQFKEMPTDLVVIDEDDGQCEDSGTGFGSQRSNCHSRVINRGASRTQGKGSGHTHNRALKKEPGASVLYQNAKCKQSEQLMQTVHVLQPNQGAAVPAPAHTMRTINMPATVPMVLTSGSQGGASVTLQTVPLSSVLANGDTLNGLTRVVTLNANGQPVVAQQPGTVIATVLKPGELQKLQVKEEILEPQFLQSLVNGNALCKEETDGGLSELGHRTVIVGVAGQGMCQFSNGHSKAGAELASSPSEGLTPVEELEVKSEIAGAKELLGCPQVPVPVQIPTSQFIQVKSELSET, encoded by the exons CTGGATGATCCATCTGTGTTTCCAGCTGTGATCGTAGAGCAGGTGCCTGCTGCTGACCTCATGCAGGTGTATTCAGGGCTGGAGGCTGATGAGGTCACCAATGGCATTATAGTGGATACTATACAGCATGAAGTGGAGGAGAACATTATGGTGGGAGATGTAGGGCTGTCTG AGACTCCAGTCTCTGGAGGAGAAGACAATGTAGAGACCATTGAGGCAGCTGAGGCATTGCTGAATATGGAGTCCCCCAACAACATCCTGGATGAGAAACGCATGA TTCACACATATGGAGCTCTGCTGGAACCAGACCTGACCTACATATCTTTGCGGCCAGAGCAACTTTCTGCTGACTGCATGGATGTCTCTCTGGATGAAGAAACATCCTCTATGGATGAGATTCCACAGAAGAGTCCATCCAAACCACCTAGGAAAAATAAAG tgcgCAAACCTAGGGTAGTGCGACCTTGTTCCCCTATCACCAATCCTACACTTCCTCTAAAGAAAAAGAGTAAAGAAGGAAAAG GTAACACAATTTACCTGTGGGAGTTTTTGCTGGCTTTGCTGCAAGATAAAAACACCTGTCCCAAATATATCAAGTGGACACAGCGAGAGAAGGGTATCTTTAAGTTAGTGGATTCCAAGGCTGTGTCCAAGCTGTGGGGAAAGCACAAGAACAAGCCGGATATGAACTATGAGACTATGGGAAGGGCTCTCAG gtattATTACCAGAGGGGCATTCTGGCCAAAGTTGAAGGTCAGAGGCTTGTGTACCAGTTTAAGGAGATGCCCACCGATCTAGTAGTCattgatgaagatgatgggCAGTGTGAAGACTCAGGCACTGGGTTTGGCAGCCAGCGCTCCAACTGTCACAGTCGTGTCATTAACCGTGGAGCATCACGTACCCAGGGCAAAGGGTCAGGCCACACACATAACAGGGCATTAAAGAAGGAACCAGGTGCCAGTGTGCTCTACCAGAATGCCAAATGCAAACAAAGTGAGCAGCTGATGCAGACTGTACATGTGCTGCAGCCAAACCAGGGAGCTGCTGTCCCTGCTCCTGCACACACAATGAG AACTATTAACATGCCTGCCACTGTTCCCATGGTCCTTACATCTGGATCGCAAGGAGGAGCATCAGTTACACTGCAGACGGTACCCTTATCCTCTGTACTGGCCAATGGCGACACTCTGAATGGTCTGACCCGTGTGGTTACTCTTAATGCCAATGGGCAGCCTGTGGTAGCACAGCAGCCTGGTACTGTAATTGCTACCGTGCTAAAGCCTGGAGAGCTTCAGAAGCTGCAGGTAAAAGAGGAGATCCTGGAGCCACAGTTCCTGCAGTCACTGGTCAATGGCAATGCACTATGTAAGGAGGAGACAGATGGAGGGTTATCTGAGCTTGGCCATAGGACTGTAATTGTTGGTGTTGCTGGCCAAGGAATGTGCCAGTTTTCTAATGGACACTCTAAGGCAGGGGCAGAGCTGGCAAGCAGCCCCAGTGAGGGTCTAACCCCAGTAGAAGAGCTGGAGGTGAAGAGCGAAATTGCTGGAGCCAAAGAGTTGCTAGGATGCCCGCAAGTGCCTGTTCCTGTACAAATACCAACTTCCCAGTTCATTCAGGTGAAATCGGAGCTCTCTGAAACCTAA